A part of Saimiri boliviensis isolate mSaiBol1 chromosome 13, mSaiBol1.pri, whole genome shotgun sequence genomic DNA contains:
- the SPAG11B gene encoding sperm-associated antigen 11B isoform X1, translated as MGSHSGTQLFPRSGPTHPAPLRKRSPAACPPTLGAFWLAVCLADMRQRLLLSFASLLLVALLFPGLSQARYVNRSAMAAPRELREGAPGQGTNGSQLSHHPVKRDLLPPRTPPYQGDVPPGIRNTICLMQQGTCRLFFCHSGEKKRDICSDPWNRCCVSNTEEEEKEKPGKDGRSGI; from the exons ATGGGAAGTCATTCTGGAACACAGCTCTTCCCACGCTCCGGGCCCACGCACCCAGCCCCACTCCGTAAAAGGAGTCCTGCTGCCTGCCCACCCACCCTGGGTGCTTTCTGGCTTGCAGTCTGCTTGGCAGACATGAGGCAACGGTTGCTCCTGTCCTTTGCCAGCCTTCTCCTTGTGGCCCTGCTGTTTCCAG GATTGTCCCAAGCCAGATATGTTAACCGCTCAGCCATGGCGGCTCCCAGAGAACTCAGGGAAGGAGCCCCGGGGCAAGGCACAAACGGGTCTCAGCTGTCACATCATCCAGTGAAACGCGACCTCTTACCACCTCGCACCCCACCTTACCAAG GGGATGTTCCACCTGGAATTAGAAATACCATCTGCCTTATGCAGCAAGGGACCTGCAGActttttttctgccattctgGTGAGAAAAAGCGTGACATTTGCTCTGATCCCTGGAATAGGTGTTGCGTATCAaacacagaggaagaagaaaaagagaaaccagggaAAGACGGCAGATCTGGGATCTAA
- the SPAG11B gene encoding sperm-associated antigen 11B isoform X3: MKVLFLFAVLFYLVQTDSGDVPPGIRNTICLMQQGTCRLFFCHSGEKKRDICSDPWNRCCVSNTEEEEKEKPGKDGRSGI, encoded by the exons ATGAAGGTCCTCTTTCTATTTGCTGTTCTCTTCTATTTGGTTCAAACAGACTCAG GGGATGTTCCACCTGGAATTAGAAATACCATCTGCCTTATGCAGCAAGGGACCTGCAGActttttttctgccattctgGTGAGAAAAAGCGTGACATTTGCTCTGATCCCTGGAATAGGTGTTGCGTATCAaacacagaggaagaagaaaaagagaaaccagggaAAGACGGCAGATCTGGGATCTAA
- the LOC120360612 gene encoding beta-defensin 104A-like codes for MQRLILLLLTISLLLDRDLLVRSEFVLGGICGYGTARCRKKCQNQEYKIGRCPNTYECCLKKWNESLLNLTKH; via the exons ATGCAGAGACTTATACTGCTACTCTTAACCATTTCCCTTCTACTAGATCGAGATCTTCTAG TGAGAAGTGAATTTGTACTGGGCGGAATATGTGGTTATGGGACTGCCCGCTGCCGGAAGAAATGTCAAAACCAAGAATACAAAATTGGAAGATGCCCCAACACCTACGAATGCTGTTTGAAGAAATGGAATGAGAGCTTACTGAATCTTACCAAACACTGA
- the SPAG11B gene encoding sperm-associated antigen 11B isoform X2 → MGSHSGTQLFPRSGPTHPAPLRKRSPAACPPTLGAFWLAVCLADMRQRLLLSFASLLLVALLFPGLSQARYVNRSAMAAPRELREGAPGQGTNGSQLSHHPVKRDLLPPRTPPYQGDVPPGIRNTICLMQQGTCRLFFCHSGTGQQHRECCG, encoded by the exons ATGGGAAGTCATTCTGGAACACAGCTCTTCCCACGCTCCGGGCCCACGCACCCAGCCCCACTCCGTAAAAGGAGTCCTGCTGCCTGCCCACCCACCCTGGGTGCTTTCTGGCTTGCAGTCTGCTTGGCAGACATGAGGCAACGGTTGCTCCTGTCCTTTGCCAGCCTTCTCCTTGTGGCCCTGCTGTTTCCAG GATTGTCCCAAGCCAGATATGTTAACCGCTCAGCCATGGCGGCTCCCAGAGAACTCAGGGAAGGAGCCCCGGGGCAAGGCACAAACGGGTCTCAGCTGTCACATCATCCAGTGAAACGCGACCTCTTACCACCTCGCACCCCACCTTACCAAG GGGATGTTCCACCTGGAATTAGAAATACCATCTGCCTTATGCAGCAAGGGACCTGCAGActttttttctgccattctg GGACTGGCCAGCAGCATAGAGAATGCTGTGGATAG